In a genomic window of Deltaproteobacteria bacterium:
- a CDS encoding Crp/Fnr family transcriptional regulator, translating into MDRDEIKAVLDSNPVFEGLEDFYFDDLVEIGDVRSWPRNSIVIAEGEAGDAVYFMLSGRARVVLYGEEGGRIVLAVLGPGEVFGEMSVIDEMPRSANVEAFDDMECLVVSRRRFLRYLGTHHKVVMRLLAYFSRRLRVATEKIGGLALLDVCGRIASTFMSMVGAEQREKGGVASIERMTHEEIAAMIGSSREVVSRALKKMAADGYIRIERRRILLFLDR; encoded by the coding sequence ATGGACAGGGACGAGATAAAGGCGGTGCTCGACTCGAATCCCGTCTTCGAGGGGCTCGAGGACTTCTACTTCGACGACCTCGTGGAGATCGGGGACGTGCGGTCCTGGCCGCGCAACAGCATCGTCATAGCCGAGGGCGAGGCCGGCGACGCCGTCTACTTCATGCTCTCGGGCAGGGCGCGGGTCGTGCTCTACGGCGAGGAGGGCGGCAGGATAGTGCTGGCCGTTCTCGGCCCCGGCGAGGTCTTCGGCGAGATGTCCGTAATCGACGAGATGCCGCGCTCGGCCAACGTGGAGGCCTTCGACGACATGGAGTGCCTCGTCGTGTCGAGGAGGCGTTTCCTGCGCTACCTCGGCACCCACCACAAGGTGGTCATGCGGCTCCTGGCCTACTTCTCCAGGCGCCTGCGGGTGGCCACCGAGAAGATAGGCGGCCTTGCGCTGCTCGATGTGTGCGGCAGGATAGCGAGCACCTTCATGTCCATGGTCGGCGCCGAGCAGAGGGAGAAGGGCGGGGTGGCCTCCATAGAGAGGATGACCCACGAGGAGATAGCCGCCATGATAGGCTCTTCCCGCGAGGTAGTGAGCCGGGCCCTGAAGAAGATGGCCGCAGACGGCTATATCAGGATAGAGCGCCGCCGCATCCTGCTCTTTCTCGACAGGTGA
- a CDS encoding M23 family metallopeptidase, whose amino-acid sequence MKRYLSVYILPGDTSRVKHYKVPVALLRASAVSAFLFLIVFSFIVYDYVQVKALVPELDALRKETTAQKIELRAFTTKISDLESRMAKLKLFDRKLRIIANLDTADDEGRYTGMGGTSTDEDPFLSLGERRDTMVGKMHAELDQLTNEALMQEKSFTELQEHLLDRSSLLASTPSIWPARGWLTSVYGYRKSPFTGLRQMHTGIDIANRVGTPIIAPADGVVVKVGHKANIGKIVVLSHGYGIKTLYGHLSKILVRVGQKVSRGEKIAEMGNTGRSTGPHLHYQVSVNGVTVDPRKYLLD is encoded by the coding sequence ATGAAACGTTACCTTTCGGTCTACATCCTGCCCGGCGACACCTCCAGGGTAAAGCACTACAAGGTCCCCGTGGCGCTGCTCAGGGCCAGCGCCGTCTCCGCCTTCCTCTTCCTCATCGTCTTCTCCTTCATCGTCTACGACTATGTGCAGGTCAAGGCCCTCGTTCCCGAGCTCGACGCGCTGCGAAAGGAGACGACGGCCCAGAAGATAGAGCTGCGGGCCTTCACCACCAAGATAAGCGACCTCGAAAGCCGCATGGCCAAGCTGAAACTCTTCGACAGGAAGCTGCGGATCATAGCCAACCTCGACACGGCCGACGACGAGGGCCGCTACACGGGCATGGGCGGCACCTCGACGGACGAGGACCCCTTCCTCTCCCTCGGCGAAAGGCGCGACACCATGGTCGGCAAGATGCACGCCGAGCTCGACCAGCTCACAAACGAGGCGCTCATGCAGGAGAAGAGCTTCACCGAGCTCCAGGAGCACCTGCTCGACCGGTCCTCGCTCCTCGCCTCCACGCCGTCGATATGGCCGGCCCGCGGCTGGCTCACCTCTGTATACGGCTACAGGAAGTCTCCCTTTACTGGGCTGCGCCAGATGCACACGGGCATAGACATAGCCAACCGCGTGGGCACCCCCATCATAGCCCCGGCCGACGGAGTGGTCGTCAAGGTGGGGCACAAGGCCAACATAGGCAAGATCGTCGTGCTCAGCCACGGCTACGGCATCAAGACCCTCTACGGCCACCTCTCGAAGATCCTGGTGCGCGTGGGACAGAAGGTCTCCAGGGGGGAGAAGATAGCCGAGATGGGCAACACGGGGCGCTCCACCGGTCCCCACCTCCACTACCAGGTCTCGGTGAACGGCGTGACCGTCGACCCGCGCAAGTACCTGCTCGATTGA